A window of Mycolicibacterium fluoranthenivorans contains these coding sequences:
- a CDS encoding LpqN/LpqT family lipoprotein, with amino-acid sequence MRFDGFMQEKGIAAFPVDRFTGCVVEVGAPSGWELFDSTVGLHVWICRSDPRMDEFCANAVLTMHRVQAVLHADEVFAMLAEQQIQMVPGCRELHRELAAASEGAGVVGALSMEIAHELGSIDSVSRTRIIMTEKETLIAQLTVTALHDSPVDDTSIWLTVRTHGSQ; translated from the coding sequence GTGAGATTCGATGGATTCATGCAGGAGAAGGGTATTGCTGCGTTCCCGGTCGACCGATTCACCGGTTGCGTCGTGGAGGTGGGGGCGCCGTCGGGATGGGAGCTGTTCGATTCGACTGTCGGGCTCCACGTGTGGATCTGTCGCAGCGACCCGCGTATGGACGAGTTCTGCGCCAATGCGGTGTTGACCATGCATCGTGTCCAGGCGGTACTCCACGCAGATGAGGTATTCGCGATGTTGGCCGAACAGCAGATCCAGATGGTGCCGGGTTGCCGCGAGCTGCACCGCGAACTCGCTGCCGCAAGCGAAGGAGCCGGCGTTGTGGGGGCGCTTTCGATGGAGATCGCTCACGAACTCGGAAGCATCGACAGTGTGTCGCGCACTAGAATCATCATGACTGAAAAGGAGACGCTCATCGCCCAACTGACGGTGACCGCGCTCCACGATTCGCCGGTGGACGATACGAGTATCTGGCTGACCGTCCGAACACACGGGAGCCAGTGA